The following proteins come from a genomic window of Pseudomonas putida:
- the fliD gene encoding flagellar filament capping protein FliD: MASPITSSTGLGSGLNITEIVTALVKADTSAKQAQITRQTSNNTAMISGIGSLRSALTAFQDAMKALNDKDAPSFNAYAATSANESVVKIKSSNSAVAGSYDIVVDKLATGSKVASQQFSGGATSPITAGQLTISQNGKTYNLDVPSGATLQSVRDQINKEMSANGISANIINEEGGSRLVLGSTTTGAGTDLSLSGIAELAIDGTTQMSGTGAGFITAKAQDAELTIDGLKVKSASNTLDSAISGMTLELTGVSPRASGAPGTPTAVTVAADNDGLKKSVQSFVDAYNTLQKAITSLTSTSRDSDDKLVLGPLTNDPTTRSLLGDIRKVLSEVGAGDQLTTLSQLGINTQKDGTLEFNSSKFSSAMNDKKLGPEVQELFTGTDGIFERMNNAIDPYNKTDGSLATRKSNLDKAVSELANQQAALDRRTESLTESLTKKYVALDAALGKMKAQADQITSIFEAINAQAKKS; encoded by the coding sequence ATGGCAAGCCCGATTACTTCCAGTACAGGCCTGGGTTCTGGTCTCAACATTACCGAGATCGTGACCGCGTTGGTTAAAGCCGATACATCCGCCAAGCAGGCGCAGATCACTCGGCAAACCAGCAATAACACTGCGATGATTTCGGGTATTGGCTCGCTGCGCAGTGCCCTCACGGCATTCCAGGATGCCATGAAGGCGCTCAACGACAAGGATGCGCCGTCTTTCAACGCCTATGCAGCGACCTCGGCCAACGAGTCGGTGGTCAAGATCAAGTCGAGCAACTCAGCGGTAGCGGGTAGCTATGACATCGTGGTGGACAAGCTGGCCACCGGCTCGAAAGTGGCCAGTCAGCAGTTCAGTGGTGGTGCTACCAGCCCGATCACTGCTGGCCAGCTTACCATCAGCCAGAATGGCAAGACCTACAACCTGGATGTGCCCAGCGGCGCGACGCTGCAAAGTGTGCGCGACCAGATCAACAAGGAAATGAGTGCCAACGGCATTTCCGCCAACATCATCAACGAGGAAGGCGGCTCGCGCCTGGTGCTCGGCTCTACGACCACAGGGGCGGGGACTGACCTCTCCCTGAGCGGTATTGCCGAGCTGGCAATCGATGGCACCACGCAGATGTCCGGTACCGGTGCAGGCTTCATCACTGCCAAGGCTCAGGACGCCGAATTGACCATCGACGGCTTGAAGGTCAAGAGTGCCTCCAATACGCTCGATAGCGCCATCAGTGGCATGACCCTGGAGTTGACCGGGGTCAGCCCGAGGGCCAGCGGCGCTCCTGGTACGCCGACGGCGGTCACCGTTGCGGCGGACAACGATGGCCTGAAGAAGTCGGTCCAGAGCTTCGTCGATGCCTACAATACGCTGCAGAAGGCGATCACGTCGCTGACGTCGACCAGTCGTGACAGCGATGACAAGCTGGTGCTCGGCCCGCTCACCAACGACCCGACCACCCGCTCTCTGCTGGGTGATATTCGCAAGGTGCTGAGTGAGGTGGGGGCCGGCGACCAGCTGACCACGCTGAGCCAGTTGGGTATCAACACCCAGAAAGATGGCACGCTCGAATTCAACAGCAGCAAGTTCAGCTCAGCGATGAATGACAAGAAGCTTGGCCCGGAGGTGCAGGAGCTGTTCACCGGCACCGACGGCATCTTCGAGCGCATGAACAATGCCATCGATCCTTACAACAAGACCGATGGCAGCCTTGCCACGCGCAAGTCCAACCTCGACAAGGCGGTCTCGGAACTGGCCAACCAGCAGGCCGCGCTTGATCGCCGCACCGAGTCCCTGACCGAATCGCTGACCAAGAAGTACGTGGCCCTTGACGCCGCCCTGGGCAAGATGAAAGCCCAGGCCGACCAGATTACCTCGATCTTCGAAGCGATCAACGCCCAGGCCAAGAAATCCTGA
- the fliG gene encoding flagellar motor switch protein FliG codes for MSDNRAVTAKLSRVDKAAILLLSLGETDAAQVLRHMGPKEVQRVGVAMAQMGNVHRDQVEQVMSEFVEIVGDQTSLGVGSDAYIRKMLNQALGEDKANGLVDRILLGGNTSGLDSLKWMEPRAVADVIRYEHPQIQAIVVAYLDPDQAGEVLSNFDHKVRLDIVLRVSSLNTVQPAALKELNQILEKQFSGNSNAARTTLGGIKRAADIMNFLDSSVEGALMDAIREIDSDLSEQIEDLMFVFNNLADVDDRGIQALLREVSSDVLVVSLKGADERVKDKIFKNMSKRASELLRDDLEAKGPVRVSDVETAQKEILTIARRMAEAGEIVLGGKGAEEMI; via the coding sequence ATGAGTGATAACCGAGCCGTTACCGCCAAGCTGAGCCGCGTCGACAAGGCGGCGATCCTCCTGCTTTCGCTGGGCGAGACCGACGCCGCCCAGGTGCTGCGGCACATGGGGCCCAAAGAAGTGCAACGGGTGGGTGTGGCCATGGCGCAGATGGGCAATGTGCACCGTGACCAGGTCGAACAGGTGATGAGCGAGTTCGTCGAAATCGTCGGCGACCAGACCAGCCTGGGCGTGGGCTCCGATGCCTATATCCGCAAGATGCTCAACCAGGCCCTGGGCGAGGACAAGGCCAACGGCCTGGTCGACCGCATCCTGCTCGGTGGCAACACCAGCGGCCTGGACAGCCTCAAGTGGATGGAGCCGCGCGCCGTTGCCGACGTGATCCGCTACGAGCACCCACAGATCCAGGCCATCGTCGTCGCCTACCTCGACCCCGACCAGGCCGGTGAAGTGCTGAGCAATTTCGACCACAAGGTGCGCCTTGACATCGTCTTGCGCGTGTCATCGCTGAACACCGTACAGCCGGCGGCGCTGAAGGAGCTGAACCAGATCCTCGAGAAGCAGTTCTCGGGCAACTCCAATGCCGCCCGCACCACCTTGGGTGGTATCAAGCGTGCTGCCGACATCATGAACTTCCTCGACAGCTCGGTGGAAGGTGCACTGATGGACGCGATCCGCGAAATCGACAGCGACCTGTCGGAGCAGATCGAAGACTTGATGTTCGTCTTCAACAACCTGGCCGATGTCGACGACCGGGGCATCCAGGCGCTGTTGCGCGAAGTGTCCTCCGACGTGTTGGTGGTGTCGCTCAAGGGCGCCGACGAGCGGGTCAAGGACAAGATCTTCAAGAACATGTCCAAACGTGCTTCGGAGCTGCTGCGCGACGACCTGGAGGCCAAAGGGCCGGTACGGGTCAGCGACGTGGAAACCGCGCAGAAAGAAATCCTCACCATTGCCCGGCGTATGGCCGAGGCCGGCGAGATCGTCCTCGGCGGCAAGGGCGCCGAGGAAATGATCTGA
- a CDS encoding flagellar protein FliT, producing the protein MSEVIARIEQTRDMLLAALADRDWEAVGELDLECRLRIGDMVSEAKGNEADVSASLEQLLVVYRQLIEVASGERQSLVDEMTKIRQAKNAAKVYHLFT; encoded by the coding sequence ATGAGCGAAGTAATCGCCCGAATCGAACAGACCCGGGACATGCTGCTGGCAGCGCTGGCTGACCGCGACTGGGAAGCGGTGGGGGAGTTGGACCTGGAATGTCGCTTGCGCATCGGTGACATGGTGTCCGAAGCCAAAGGCAATGAGGCGGATGTCAGTGCCAGTCTCGAGCAATTGCTGGTCGTGTACCGCCAACTAATCGAGGTTGCAAGTGGTGAACGTCAATCCTTGGTCGATGAAATGACGAAAATCCGTCAGGCGAAGAACGCGGCAAAGGTATACCATTTGTTCACCTGA
- the fliF gene encoding flagellar basal body M-ring protein FliF: MAEAVVENAPAKAGSPAAKPPLFGMAFLENISQMPMLRQIGLLVGLAASVAIGFAVVLWSQQPDYRPLYGSLSGMDTKQVMDTLAAADIPYNVEPNSGALLVKADDLSRARLKLAAAGVAPSDGNVGFELLDKEQGLGTSQFMEATRYRRSLEGELARTISSLNNVKGARVHLAIPKSSVFVRDERKPSASVLVELYPGRALEAGQVMAIVNLVATSVPELDKSQVTVVDQKGNLLSDQIQDSALTQAGKQFDYSRRVESMLTQRVHNILQPVLGNDRYKAEVSADLDFSAVESTSEQFNPDQPALRSEQSVDEQRASSQGPQGVPGALSNQPPGAASAPQTTGGAATPAAAIQPGQPLVDANGQQIMDPATGQPMLAPYPSDKRQQSTKNFELDRSISHTRQQQGRMTRLSVAVVVDDQVKVDPATGDATRAPWGAEDLARFTRLVQDAVGFDASRGDSVTVINVPFAADRGEEIADIAFYQQPWFWDIVKQVLGVVFILVLVFGVLRPVLNNITGGGKQAAPDSDMELGGMMGLDGELANDRVSLGGPTSILLPSPSEGYEAQLNAIKGLVAEDPGRVAQVVKEWINADE, encoded by the coding sequence ATGGCTGAAGCAGTCGTCGAAAACGCCCCCGCCAAGGCTGGCTCGCCAGCGGCCAAGCCGCCGCTGTTTGGCATGGCGTTTCTGGAAAATATCTCGCAGATGCCCATGCTGCGCCAGATCGGCCTCTTGGTCGGCCTGGCGGCCAGCGTGGCCATCGGCTTTGCCGTGGTGTTGTGGTCGCAACAACCCGATTACCGTCCGTTGTACGGCAGCCTGTCGGGCATGGACACCAAGCAGGTCATGGACACCCTGGCCGCTGCTGACATCCCCTATAACGTGGAGCCCAACTCGGGGGCCCTGCTGGTCAAGGCCGACGACCTCTCCCGTGCGCGCCTGAAACTGGCAGCCGCCGGTGTGGCGCCGAGCGACGGCAATGTCGGCTTCGAGCTGCTCGACAAGGAGCAGGGCCTGGGCACCAGCCAGTTCATGGAAGCCACCCGTTACCGCCGCAGCCTGGAAGGCGAACTGGCCCGTACCATTTCCAGCCTCAACAACGTCAAGGGCGCGCGCGTGCACCTGGCCATTCCGAAAAGCTCGGTGTTCGTGCGTGATGAACGCAAGCCCAGCGCCTCGGTACTGGTCGAGCTGTACCCAGGCCGCGCGCTGGAAGCCGGGCAGGTGATGGCGATTGTCAACCTGGTCGCCACCAGCGTGCCGGAACTGGACAAATCCCAGGTCACCGTCGTCGACCAGAAGGGCAACCTGCTGTCCGATCAGATTCAGGATTCCGCGCTGACCCAGGCCGGGAAGCAGTTCGACTACAGCCGCCGGGTGGAAAGCATGCTCACCCAGCGCGTGCACAATATCCTGCAGCCGGTGCTGGGCAACGATCGCTACAAGGCTGAAGTGTCCGCCGACCTTGACTTCAGCGCGGTCGAGTCCACCTCCGAACAGTTCAATCCCGACCAGCCGGCGTTGCGCAGCGAGCAGTCGGTTGACGAGCAACGTGCCAGCAGCCAAGGTCCGCAAGGCGTGCCTGGCGCACTGAGCAACCAGCCGCCAGGCGCCGCTTCGGCACCGCAGACCACCGGTGGCGCGGCTACCCCGGCTGCTGCCATTCAGCCTGGCCAGCCGCTGGTGGATGCCAATGGCCAGCAGATCATGGACCCGGCCACCGGCCAGCCGATGCTCGCGCCATACCCGTCAGATAAACGTCAGCAAAGCACCAAGAACTTCGAGCTGGACCGTTCCATCAGCCACACTCGCCAGCAGCAGGGGCGCATGACCCGCCTGTCGGTAGCGGTGGTGGTGGACGACCAGGTCAAGGTCGACCCGGCCACTGGCGATGCCACTCGAGCGCCATGGGGCGCGGAGGACTTGGCGCGCTTTACCCGCCTGGTGCAGGACGCCGTCGGCTTCGATGCCAGCCGTGGCGACAGCGTGACGGTGATCAACGTGCCGTTCGCCGCCGACCGTGGCGAGGAAATCGCCGACATCGCCTTCTACCAGCAGCCGTGGTTCTGGGATATCGTCAAGCAGGTGCTGGGCGTGGTGTTCATCCTGGTGCTGGTGTTCGGTGTGCTGCGGCCGGTGCTGAACAACATTACCGGGGGCGGCAAGCAGGCTGCCCCGGACAGCGACATGGAGCTGGGCGGCATGATGGGTCTGGATGGCGAACTGGCCAACGACCGCGTCAGTCTGGGTGGCCCGACAAGCATTCTGCTGCCTAGCCCGAGCGAGGGTTACGAGGCACAGCTCAACGCAATCAAAGGCCTGGTGGCCGAAGACCCGGGCCGCGTTGCCCAGGTCGTGAAAGAGTGGATCAACGCCGATGAGTGA
- a CDS encoding response regulator, whose amino-acid sequence MAIKVLLVEDDRVLRQALGDTLEIGGFAYQAVGSAEEALEALVDDAFSLVVSDVNMPGMDGHQLLSQLRRQQPQLPVLLMTAHAAVERAVEAMRQGAADYLVKPFEPKALLSLVEQHAAGRVTGDEGPVACEPASRQLLELAARVARSDSTVLISGESGTGKEVLARYIHQQSQRATQPFVAINCAAIPDNMLEATLFGHEKGAFTGAIAAQAGKFEQAEGGTLLLDEISEMPMALQAKLLRVLQEREVERVGGRKPISLDIRVLATTNRDLAGEVAAGRFREDLYYRLSVFPLAWRPLRERPGDILQLAERLLARHVVKMKHAPVRLSPQARACLQAYAWPGNVRELDNALQRALILQQGGVIEAADFCLAGAIPLSDSIEPSPDVTAEAGGLGDDMRRHEYQMIIDTLRAERGRRKEAAERLGISPRTLRYKLAQMRDAGFDVEASLFG is encoded by the coding sequence ATGGCAATCAAGGTGCTGCTGGTCGAGGATGACCGCGTATTGCGCCAGGCGCTGGGCGATACCCTGGAAATCGGCGGTTTCGCCTATCAGGCGGTGGGCAGTGCCGAAGAAGCGCTGGAGGCCTTGGTGGACGACGCTTTCAGCCTGGTGGTCAGTGACGTCAACATGCCCGGCATGGACGGGCACCAGTTGCTCAGCCAGCTGCGCCGCCAGCAACCACAGTTGCCGGTGCTGTTGATGACGGCGCATGCCGCTGTCGAACGTGCGGTCGAGGCCATGCGCCAAGGCGCCGCTGACTACCTGGTCAAGCCGTTCGAGCCCAAGGCGCTGCTCAGCCTCGTGGAGCAGCATGCCGCCGGGCGGGTCACCGGCGATGAGGGGCCGGTGGCCTGCGAGCCGGCCAGTCGCCAGTTGCTGGAACTGGCGGCCCGTGTGGCGCGCAGTGACTCGACCGTGCTGATTTCCGGCGAGTCCGGTACTGGCAAGGAAGTGCTGGCGCGCTACATTCACCAGCAGTCGCAGCGTGCCACGCAACCCTTCGTGGCCATCAACTGCGCGGCGATCCCCGACAACATGCTTGAGGCCACCCTGTTCGGCCACGAGAAGGGCGCCTTCACCGGCGCTATCGCTGCTCAGGCTGGCAAGTTCGAGCAGGCCGAAGGCGGTACTCTGCTGCTCGACGAAATCTCGGAAATGCCCATGGCCTTGCAGGCCAAGCTGCTGCGTGTGCTGCAGGAGCGCGAGGTGGAGCGGGTAGGCGGGCGCAAGCCGATCAGCCTGGATATTCGGGTGCTGGCCACCACCAACCGCGACCTGGCCGGCGAAGTGGCGGCCGGGCGCTTCCGCGAAGACCTGTACTACCGTCTATCAGTGTTCCCGCTGGCCTGGCGCCCGCTGCGTGAGCGGCCGGGCGATATCCTGCAGCTGGCTGAGCGCCTGCTGGCGCGGCATGTGGTCAAGATGAAGCATGCCCCGGTGCGTCTGTCGCCGCAGGCGCGGGCCTGCCTGCAGGCCTATGCCTGGCCGGGCAACGTTCGCGAGCTGGACAACGCTCTGCAGCGGGCGCTGATCCTGCAGCAGGGTGGAGTGATCGAGGCGGCGGATTTTTGTCTGGCGGGCGCCATTCCATTGTCAGATAGCATCGAGCCATCACCTGACGTGACGGCCGAAGCCGGCGGGCTGGGCGATGACATGCGTCGGCACGAGTACCAGATGATCATCGACACCCTGCGTGCTGAGCGCGGCCGCCGCAAAGAGGCGGCCGAACGCTTGGGCATCAGCCCGCGGACGTTGCGCTACAAGCTGGCACAGATGCGCGATGCCGGGTTTGACGTCGAGGCCAGTCTGTTCGGCTGA
- a CDS encoding PAS domain-containing protein produces MPQAAHVSRAPDQQGQTPVAQDSGQGIAQAFALFNQVSSQLSQSYSLLEARVSELKGELAVVSAQRIEELSEKERLANRLQNLLDLLPGGVIVIDGQGLVREANPAACELLGEPLIGQLWRQVIARSFAPRKDDGHEVSLRDGRRLSIATRSLDAEPGQLVLLNDLTETRRLQDQLARHERLSSLGRMVASLAHQIRTPLSAAMLYASHLADSEQALSAETRLRFAATLKERLHELEHQVRDMLVFARGELPLGDRVTPKALFQALQQAAQAHVQGHAVRWQCDSHLGELLCNRDTLVGALLNLIENALQASDGPARLKVHLYRRERSLHLCISDAGSGIDAGLLGRLGEPFLTTKATGTGLGLAVVKAVVRAHQGTINLRSKVGRGTCVRVELPLIDGQLAEGV; encoded by the coding sequence ATGCCCCAGGCCGCCCACGTATCCCGAGCCCCCGATCAGCAGGGGCAAACCCCGGTCGCGCAGGACAGCGGCCAGGGTATCGCGCAAGCCTTTGCCCTGTTCAATCAGGTGTCCAGCCAGCTGAGCCAGTCCTACAGCCTGCTCGAAGCCCGGGTCAGTGAACTGAAGGGCGAGCTGGCGGTGGTCAGCGCCCAGCGCATCGAAGAACTGAGCGAAAAGGAACGCTTGGCCAACCGCCTGCAAAATCTGCTGGACTTGCTTCCCGGTGGGGTGATCGTGATCGATGGTCAAGGCCTGGTGCGCGAAGCCAACCCGGCCGCCTGCGAGTTGCTCGGCGAACCTCTGATCGGCCAATTGTGGCGCCAGGTGATCGCCCGTAGTTTTGCTCCGCGCAAGGACGACGGCCACGAAGTCTCGCTGCGCGACGGTCGCCGTCTGTCCATCGCCACCCGCTCGCTGGATGCCGAGCCTGGCCAGTTGGTGCTGCTCAACGACCTGACTGAAACCCGTCGCCTCCAGGATCAACTGGCTCGCCACGAGCGCCTGTCGTCCTTGGGGCGCATGGTTGCCTCGCTGGCCCACCAGATCCGCACACCGCTGTCGGCAGCCATGCTGTATGCCAGCCACCTGGCCGATAGCGAGCAAGCGCTGAGCGCGGAAACCCGCCTGCGTTTCGCAGCGACCTTGAAGGAACGCCTGCACGAACTGGAGCACCAGGTGCGCGACATGCTGGTGTTTGCCCGTGGCGAGTTGCCACTGGGGGATCGGGTGACCCCTAAAGCGCTGTTCCAGGCCCTGCAGCAGGCGGCCCAGGCGCATGTGCAGGGGCACGCCGTGCGCTGGCAGTGCGACAGCCATCTGGGTGAATTGCTGTGCAACCGCGACACCTTGGTCGGCGCTTTGCTCAACCTGATTGAAAATGCCCTGCAGGCCAGCGATGGCCCGGCACGGCTGAAGGTGCACCTGTATCGCCGCGAACGTAGCTTGCACCTGTGCATCAGCGATGCCGGCAGCGGCATCGATGCAGGCTTGCTCGGCCGTTTGGGCGAGCCGTTCCTCACCACCAAAGCCACCGGTACCGGCCTGGGCCTGGCCGTGGTCAAGGCGGTGGTGCGTGCGCATCAGGGTACGATCAACCTGCGCTCGAAAGTCGGCCGTGGTACCTGCGTGCGGGTAGAGTTGCCATTGATCGACGGGCAATTGGCGGAGGGGGTGTAA
- the fliS gene encoding flagellar export chaperone FliS — MNPMLALRQYQKVNGAAQTSEASPHRLVQMLMQGGLDRMAQAKGAIARNDIAQRGILIGKAIDIIGGLREGLDLENHAESLAELDSLYMYMSRRLIEANVKGDPTIIDEVARLLITVKEGWDAIGDQSSAS, encoded by the coding sequence ATGAACCCGATGTTGGCCCTTCGGCAGTACCAGAAAGTCAACGGCGCAGCGCAGACCTCCGAAGCCAGCCCGCACCGCCTGGTGCAGATGCTCATGCAGGGCGGCCTTGATCGCATGGCGCAGGCCAAGGGTGCCATTGCTCGCAACGACATCGCGCAGAGGGGCATCCTCATCGGCAAGGCCATCGACATCATCGGCGGCCTGCGTGAAGGCCTGGACCTGGAAAACCATGCTGAAAGCCTGGCCGAGCTGGACAGCTTGTACATGTATATGAGCCGTCGCTTGATCGAGGCCAACGTCAAAGGCGACCCGACCATCATCGACGAGGTCGCGCGCCTTCTGATCACTGTGAAGGAAGGTTGGGATGCAATCGGCGATCAGTCGTCGGCTTCCTGA
- the fliH gene encoding flagellar assembly protein FliH: MSTKEHHPSDLIRARDLEGVDVWTLPSFDPEPEPEPEPEAEPEVIAEEVEEVPLEEVQPLTLEELEAIRQEAYNEGFATGEREGFHSTQLKVRQEAEEALKAKLDSLELLMANLMEPIAEQDTQIEKSLVHLVAHMARQVIGRELRNDSSQITQVLREALKLLPMGADNIRIHLNPQDFELAKALRERHEENWRLLEDSALLPGGCRIETAHSRIDATMETRIEKAVAQLFDQLHDHSLHPAAPDMAIDLGAPVERAVDNPDAP, encoded by the coding sequence ATGTCCACCAAAGAACACCACCCCAGCGACCTGATCCGCGCCCGCGACCTCGAGGGCGTGGACGTGTGGACGCTGCCAAGCTTCGACCCGGAACCCGAGCCAGAGCCCGAGCCAGAGGCGGAGCCCGAGGTCATCGCGGAAGAAGTCGAGGAAGTGCCGCTGGAAGAAGTCCAGCCACTGACTCTGGAAGAGCTCGAGGCCATCCGGCAGGAGGCCTACAACGAGGGCTTCGCCACCGGTGAGCGCGAGGGCTTCCACAGCACCCAGCTCAAGGTTCGCCAGGAGGCCGAAGAGGCCCTGAAGGCCAAGCTGGACAGCCTCGAACTGCTGATGGCCAACCTGATGGAGCCGATCGCCGAGCAGGACACGCAGATCGAGAAAAGCCTGGTGCACCTGGTGGCGCACATGGCTCGCCAGGTGATTGGCCGCGAGCTGCGCAACGATTCCAGTCAGATCACTCAGGTGCTGCGCGAAGCGCTCAAGCTGCTGCCCATGGGCGCGGACAATATCCGCATCCACCTCAACCCGCAGGATTTCGAGCTGGCCAAGGCCCTGCGCGAACGCCATGAGGAGAACTGGCGGCTGCTGGAAGACAGCGCATTGCTGCCGGGTGGTTGCCGCATCGAGACGGCCCACAGCCGTATCGATGCCACCATGGAAACGCGTATTGAAAAAGCGGTGGCGCAGTTGTTCGACCAGTTGCACGACCATTCCCTGCACCCGGCGGCGCCAGACATGGCGATAGACCTGGGCGCGCCGGTCGAGCGTGCCGTGGACAACCCCGATGCACCTTGA
- a CDS encoding flagellar biosynthesis protein FlaG — MDMSVKLNLSYPAARPAEQVAEKPVARSTENVKPEDDRKDPKAEHDADKVKHAVSEIEKFLKASQRNLEFSTDEESGKIVVKVIATDSGELIRQLPSEEALRIAHSLSDVKSVLFDAKV; from the coding sequence ATGGACATGAGCGTCAAGCTGAACCTGTCTTATCCGGCCGCACGTCCGGCCGAGCAGGTTGCCGAAAAACCGGTAGCCCGGTCGACGGAAAACGTAAAGCCCGAAGACGACAGGAAAGACCCAAAGGCGGAGCACGATGCCGACAAGGTCAAACATGCCGTTTCGGAGATCGAAAAGTTCCTGAAGGCATCGCAGCGCAATCTGGAATTTTCCACGGATGAAGAATCCGGCAAGATCGTGGTCAAGGTCATCGCTACCGACAGTGGTGAACTGATTCGCCAGTTGCCCTCGGAAGAGGCCCTGCGGATCGCTCACAGCCTGAGCGATGTCAAAAGTGTTCTGTTCGACGCCAAGGTATGA
- a CDS encoding AAA domain-containing protein — translation MWRETKILLIDDDSARRRDLAVVLNFLGEENLACASHDWQQVVEPLSSSREVLCVLIGTVNAPGNLLGLLKTVATWDEFLPVLLLGEISSAEFPEDLRRRVLSNLEMPPSYSQLLDSLHRAQVYREMYDQARERGRQREPNLFRSLVGTSRAIQHVRQMMQQVADTDASVLILGESGTGKEVVARNLHYHSKRREAPFVPVNCGAIPAELLESELFGHEKGAFTGAITSRAGRFELANGGTLFLDEIGDMPLPMQVKLLRVLQERTFERVGSNKTQSIDVRIIAATHKNLETMIEDGTFREDLYYRLNVFPIEMAPLRERVEDIPLLMNELISRMEHEKRGSIRFNSASIMSLCRHGWPGNVRELANLVERMAIMHPYGVIGVSELPKKFRYVDDEDEQMVDSLRSDLEERVAINGHTPNFSNHAMLPPEGLDLKDYLGSLEQGLIQQALDDANGIVARAAERLRIRRTTLVEKMRKYGMSRQGGEEQAED, via the coding sequence ATGTGGCGTGAAACCAAGATTCTGCTGATCGATGACGACAGCGCGCGCCGCCGCGACCTTGCGGTGGTGCTGAACTTCCTCGGCGAAGAAAACCTCGCATGTGCCAGCCATGACTGGCAGCAGGTTGTTGAGCCATTGTCCTCGAGCCGCGAAGTGCTGTGCGTGCTCATCGGCACCGTGAATGCTCCGGGCAATCTGCTTGGCTTGCTTAAGACAGTGGCTACCTGGGATGAGTTCCTTCCGGTTCTGCTTTTAGGTGAAATTTCTTCTGCGGAGTTCCCGGAAGACCTTCGCCGTCGGGTGCTTTCCAACCTGGAAATGCCGCCAAGCTATAGCCAGTTGCTGGATTCGCTGCACCGTGCCCAGGTCTACCGCGAAATGTATGACCAGGCACGCGAGCGCGGTCGTCAGCGCGAGCCCAATCTGTTCCGCAGCCTGGTCGGCACCAGTCGTGCCATCCAGCACGTACGGCAGATGATGCAGCAAGTGGCGGATACCGACGCCAGCGTGCTGATCCTGGGCGAGTCGGGTACCGGCAAGGAAGTGGTGGCCCGCAACCTTCACTACCATTCCAAACGTCGCGAAGCGCCGTTCGTGCCAGTCAATTGTGGTGCGATCCCGGCCGAGCTGCTGGAAAGCGAACTCTTCGGCCACGAGAAGGGGGCCTTTACCGGGGCCATCACCAGCCGTGCCGGGCGTTTCGAGCTGGCCAACGGCGGTACCCTGTTCCTCGACGAAATCGGTGACATGCCGTTGCCAATGCAGGTCAAGCTGCTGCGTGTGCTGCAGGAACGTACCTTCGAGCGTGTGGGTAGCAACAAGACCCAGAGCATCGACGTGCGCATCATCGCTGCGACGCACAAGAACCTCGAAACCATGATCGAGGACGGCACGTTCCGTGAAGACCTGTACTACCGCCTGAATGTGTTCCCCATCGAAATGGCACCGCTGCGTGAGCGCGTGGAAGACATCCCGTTGTTGATGAACGAGCTGATTTCGCGCATGGAGCACGAGAAGCGTGGTTCCATTCGCTTCAATTCCGCCTCGATCATGTCGCTGTGTCGTCATGGCTGGCCGGGCAACGTGCGCGAGCTGGCCAACCTGGTCGAGCGCATGGCGATCATGCACCCGTACGGGGTCATTGGCGTGTCGGAATTGCCAAAGAAATTCCGCTACGTCGATGACGAAGACGAGCAGATGGTCGACAGCCTGCGCAGCGACCTTGAAGAGCGCGTGGCGATCAATGGCCACACACCAAACTTCAGCAACCACGCCATGCTGCCGCCCGAAGGCCTGGACCTCAAGGACTACCTGGGTAGCCTGGAGCAGGGGCTGATCCAGCAGGCCCTGGACGATGCCAACGGTATCGTTGCGCGCGCGGCTGAACGTTTGCGTATTCGCCGTACCACCCTGGTCGAGAAAATGCGCAAGTACGGCATGAGCCGCCAGGGCGGTGAGGAACAGGCGGAAGATTGA
- the fliE gene encoding flagellar hook-basal body complex protein FliE has translation MSQGVEFNRLMLDMRAMQADAMSLPKATAAPELAPGQSTFADMLGQAIGKVHETQQASTQLANAFEIGKSGVDLTDVMIASQKASVSMQALTQVRNKLVQAYQDIMQMPV, from the coding sequence ATGAGCCAAGGTGTTGAATTCAATCGTCTGATGTTGGACATGCGGGCCATGCAGGCCGATGCCATGTCGCTGCCCAAGGCAACCGCCGCCCCCGAGCTGGCGCCAGGGCAAAGTACCTTCGCCGACATGCTCGGCCAGGCCATCGGCAAGGTGCATGAGACGCAGCAGGCTTCGACCCAGCTGGCCAACGCGTTCGAAATCGGCAAGAGCGGCGTCGACCTGACTGACGTGATGATCGCTTCGCAAAAGGCCAGCGTGTCGATGCAAGCCTTGACCCAGGTACGCAACAAGCTGGTCCAGGCGTATCAGGACATCATGCAGATGCCGGTTTGA